In the Gemmatimonadota bacterium genome, TTTCCCAATTCCCCAATTTGTCTAACAACCGCTTTGCAATGCCCAATAAATCGGCACCGCGTTCTCTCAAATAATCATCTTGAAACGCTTCAAATTGACGACTCAAATTCTGGAAAGTCGTCCAGAAAGCGTATTCGGCATTATATTTTTCTATGTGTGGATATGTAAGCTCGAGAAGCATGGGGTCTTGCAACATGAGCAGATGCGCGTCGAATATCTGCGCGTGCTCTTTGCCCAGTATGTCCTCGACATGCGCCCGCGTAGCTGCGAAATCCTCAGACACTGCTTTGATTGCCTCTTGTAGTCTCGCCTTTTCTGCGGGAATATCGCGAGGATCTATCCGGCGTTGATCCACGGGAAACTCTTCTGGATCGTATAAATACACCGATGCAATCGCAATGCCCGGAGACGCCTGTATGCCTT is a window encoding:
- a CDS encoding phosphoenolpyruvate--protein phosphotransferase, with the protein product MKYLKGIQASPGIAIASVYLYDPEEFPVDQRRIDPRDIPAEKARLQEAIKAVSEDFAATRAHVEDILGKEHAQIFDAHLLMLQDPMLLELTYPHIEKYNAEYAFWTTFQNLSRQFEAFQDDYLRERGADLLGIAKRLLDKLGNWE